From a single Leclercia sp. AS011 genomic region:
- a CDS encoding SDR family NAD(P)-dependent oxidoreductase: protein MTQTVLVTGAAAGLGNAIAAHLLKQGYQVVLTDVDVARAREAADRLDDGQGRVLALGLDICQPQDFARALDATLERFGSLQVLVNNAALTLATPVMEIAVEEFDRVIATNLRGTFVGCQTLGRYFTTRGYGRIINLASLAGQNGGTASGAHYAASKGGILTLTKIFARELSKSGVTVNAIAPGPLDLPMVHALVPEEKMAGLLAMIPVGQLGEAEFVAQAVALLASEQASFVTGATWDINGGLFMR, encoded by the coding sequence ATGACGCAAACCGTATTAGTGACCGGCGCGGCCGCCGGTCTGGGCAACGCGATAGCCGCTCATCTGCTGAAGCAGGGTTATCAGGTGGTGCTCACCGATGTCGATGTGGCTCGCGCCCGGGAAGCTGCAGATCGTCTCGATGACGGTCAGGGCAGGGTGCTGGCGCTGGGGCTGGATATCTGCCAGCCGCAGGATTTCGCCCGCGCGCTCGACGCCACCCTTGAGCGCTTCGGCAGCCTGCAGGTGCTGGTTAACAACGCCGCCCTGACCCTCGCTACTCCGGTGATGGAGATAGCGGTGGAGGAGTTTGACCGGGTGATTGCCACCAACCTGCGCGGCACCTTTGTCGGCTGTCAGACCCTGGGCCGTTACTTCACCACCCGCGGCTACGGCCGGATCATCAACCTCGCCTCCCTGGCCGGGCAGAACGGCGGCACCGCCTCCGGGGCGCACTACGCGGCCTCGAAGGGCGGGATCCTGACCCTGACCAAAATCTTTGCCCGCGAGCTGAGCAAATCCGGCGTGACGGTCAACGCCATCGCCCCGGGGCCGCTGGATCTGCCGATGGTTCACGCCCTGGTGCCGGAAGAGAAGATGGCCGGGCTGCTGGCGATGATCCCGGTAGGCCAGTTAGGTGAAGCCGAATTTGTCGCCCAGGCCGTGGCCCTGCTGGCATCTGAGCAGGCGTCGTTTGTCACCGGGGCCACCTGGGACATCAACGGCGGTCTGTTTATGCGTTAA
- a CDS encoding PDR/VanB family oxidoreductase, with translation MLTLQVIRRELQGEVVLLTLAHSEGIDLPAFSAGAHIDLHLADDLVRPYSLCGDPQDRRHYQLGILKETQSKGGSLAAHTLNVGDRIQVSVPRNLFALDETASHSLLIGGGIGITPMLAMAAELHAAGRSFSLHYCTRTREGAAFISQLEQAAWADRVQLHFSDTQRLNLAAVLTDVPANTHVYTCGPTRLMEAVTAQATASGYRPEQVHQECFSVDVDTGGAAFEVFAAASGITVQVLENQSIVEALAQAGLKVCVSCKQGICGSCLTDVLEGEPDHRDSYLTDEEKADGDQILLCCSRAKSARLVIDL, from the coding sequence ATGTTGACATTACAGGTTATCAGGCGGGAGTTGCAGGGCGAAGTGGTCCTGCTGACCCTGGCGCATTCTGAGGGTATCGACCTCCCGGCCTTTAGCGCGGGGGCACATATCGATCTGCATCTGGCAGACGACCTGGTGCGTCCGTACTCCCTGTGCGGCGACCCGCAGGATCGCCGCCATTACCAGCTCGGCATTCTGAAAGAGACACAGTCTAAGGGCGGTTCGCTGGCCGCCCATACCCTGAACGTGGGGGATCGGATCCAGGTCAGCGTTCCGCGCAACCTGTTTGCGCTGGACGAGACGGCCAGCCACAGCCTGCTGATTGGCGGCGGGATTGGTATCACCCCGATGCTGGCGATGGCCGCCGAGCTGCACGCCGCCGGGCGCTCCTTCAGCCTGCACTACTGCACCCGCACCCGCGAAGGGGCGGCCTTTATTTCTCAGCTGGAGCAGGCGGCCTGGGCCGACCGCGTGCAGCTGCACTTCAGCGACACCCAACGCCTGAACCTGGCGGCGGTACTGACCGACGTTCCGGCCAATACCCACGTCTACACCTGCGGCCCGACCCGGCTGATGGAGGCGGTTACTGCGCAGGCCACGGCGAGCGGCTATCGGCCGGAGCAGGTGCATCAGGAGTGTTTCAGCGTCGACGTGGACACCGGCGGCGCGGCCTTTGAGGTGTTTGCCGCTGCCAGCGGCATCACCGTGCAGGTGCTGGAGAACCAGAGCATCGTCGAGGCGCTGGCGCAGGCCGGGCTGAAGGTATGCGTCTCCTGCAAACAGGGGATCTGCGGCAGCTGTTTGACCGACGTGCTGGAAGGCGAGCCGGACCATCGCGACAGCTACCTGACCGACGAAGAGAAAGCCGACGGCGACCAGATTTTGTTGTGTTGTTCCCGGGCCAAGAGCGCCCGTTTAGTTATCGATCTGTGA
- a CDS encoding flavin reductase, whose protein sequence is MTLQTEFRNAMAQLGSAVSVITTDGPAGKFGFTASAVCSVTDSPPTLLFCMNRNSFAHAPFRQNGVLCVNVLSSDHQDLSGVFANASLRSEERFGYDSWQVMASGAPVLSSSVASFDCLIDTCHEVGSHSVFYCQVQAIRISDAPRGLVYFNRRYHAVGHDLEA, encoded by the coding sequence ATGACACTGCAAACCGAATTTCGTAATGCCATGGCGCAGTTGGGGAGTGCGGTCTCGGTGATCACCACCGACGGCCCGGCGGGCAAGTTTGGCTTTACCGCCTCCGCCGTGTGCAGCGTTACCGACTCGCCGCCGACGCTGCTGTTCTGCATGAACCGCAACTCCTTTGCCCACGCCCCCTTCAGGCAGAACGGCGTGCTATGCGTCAACGTGCTCTCTAGCGACCACCAGGATCTCTCCGGGGTATTTGCCAACGCCAGCCTGCGCTCCGAGGAACGCTTTGGCTATGACTCCTGGCAGGTGATGGCCAGCGGCGCGCCGGTGCTCAGCTCGTCGGTCGCCAGCTTCGACTGCCTGATCGACACCTGTCATGAAGTGGGCAGCCACAGCGTGTTCTACTGCCAGGTGCAGGCGATCCGCATCAGCGACGCTCCGCGCGGGCTGGTCTACTTCAACCGTCGCTACCATGCCGTCGGGCATGACCTGGAAGCGTAA
- a CDS encoding MFS transporter — protein sequence MSHVETQTTAAPAAGTQDAGQLRKLVIASVLGNALEWYDFFLYGTAAALVFGPLFFPVGGDPMQGTLLAFSGFAVGFLARPLGGIVFGHIGDRYSRKMTLIMTLTLMGATTFIIGLLPTYAQIGIWAPISLITLRFLQGVASGGEWGGGVLMLSENAPASRRGYFTAWSQMGVSGGFVLSAFAFYLVQKLPEDELMSWGWRVPFLLSILIFLVGVYIRKNIRESKAFSQAKPEAKHEKIPLMVLIREHPKALLQAIALRLPENGASYIFFTFSVVYAKHIGIGTGEIISAVTLAMLVEFFSILFWGALSDRIGLKPVYYIGVIGLLVMAFPFFWLLSTGEYGWIMLAMFLGLPFCHGAMIGTQPCIMSDLFPVRVRYSGLALGHEVGSIFSGGLGPMLAVALLMHFDASWPVSLLLMAYALLAWIALRSLPSTNKNNEVSK from the coding sequence ATGAGCCATGTTGAGACTCAAACAACCGCCGCTCCGGCGGCGGGTACGCAGGATGCCGGGCAGCTGCGCAAGCTGGTGATCGCCTCGGTGCTGGGCAATGCCCTGGAGTGGTATGACTTCTTCCTCTACGGCACCGCCGCGGCGCTGGTCTTCGGCCCGCTGTTCTTCCCGGTGGGCGGCGACCCGATGCAGGGCACGCTGCTGGCCTTCTCCGGCTTTGCGGTGGGCTTCCTCGCCCGTCCGCTGGGGGGGATCGTCTTCGGCCATATAGGGGATCGCTACAGCCGCAAGATGACGCTGATCATGACCCTGACCCTGATGGGGGCCACCACCTTTATCATCGGCCTGCTGCCGACTTATGCGCAGATTGGCATCTGGGCACCGATCTCGCTCATCACCCTGCGCTTTTTACAGGGCGTGGCCTCCGGCGGGGAGTGGGGCGGCGGGGTGCTGATGCTGAGCGAGAACGCCCCGGCGTCGCGTCGCGGCTACTTTACCGCCTGGAGCCAGATGGGGGTCTCCGGCGGGTTTGTCCTCTCGGCCTTCGCCTTTTACCTGGTGCAGAAGCTGCCGGAGGACGAGCTGATGAGTTGGGGCTGGCGCGTGCCTTTCCTGCTCAGCATCCTGATCTTCCTGGTCGGGGTCTATATCCGCAAAAACATCCGCGAGAGCAAGGCCTTCAGTCAGGCGAAACCGGAGGCGAAGCACGAGAAGATCCCGCTGATGGTGCTGATCCGCGAGCACCCGAAGGCGCTGTTGCAGGCCATCGCCCTGCGCCTGCCGGAGAACGGGGCCTCCTATATCTTCTTCACCTTCTCGGTGGTGTACGCGAAACACATCGGCATCGGCACCGGGGAGATCATCAGCGCCGTGACCCTGGCGATGCTGGTGGAGTTCTTCTCGATCCTGTTCTGGGGTGCGCTCTCGGATCGCATTGGCCTGAAGCCGGTCTACTACATCGGCGTGATTGGCCTGCTGGTGATGGCCTTCCCGTTCTTCTGGCTGCTCTCCACCGGGGAGTACGGCTGGATCATGCTGGCAATGTTCCTCGGCCTGCCGTTCTGCCACGGGGCGATGATCGGTACCCAGCCCTGCATCATGAGCGATCTGTTCCCGGTGCGGGTGCGCTACTCCGGCCTGGCGCTGGGGCATGAGGTGGGCTCGATCTTCTCCGGCGGTCTGGGGCCAATGCTGGCGGTGGCGCTGCTGATGCATTTCGACGCCTCCTGGCCGGTCTCCCTGCTGCTGATGGCCTATGCGTTGCTGGCGTGGATCGCCCTGCGCAGCCTGCCGTCCACCAATAAAAACAACGAGGTAAGCAAATGA
- a CDS encoding 3-oxoacid CoA-transferase subunit A: MIDKRFSATDAAVADIFDGAVVMVGGFGAAGQPAELLDALIRRQPRDLTLISNNAGNGDYGLAALLKAGCVKKVICSFPRQTDSWVFDDLYRRGDVALELVPQGNLAARIQAGGSGLGAIFTPTGFGTELAAGKETRHIDGKDYVLEYPLKADFALIKALKADRWGNLVYDKTGRNFGPIMAAAASCTIAQVSEIVALGELDPEAVVTPGIFVQRVVTVAPARLPQTA, from the coding sequence ATGATTGATAAACGGTTTTCCGCCACCGATGCCGCCGTGGCCGATATTTTCGACGGCGCGGTGGTGATGGTGGGCGGCTTTGGCGCGGCCGGACAGCCCGCTGAGCTGCTGGATGCCCTGATCCGCCGCCAGCCGCGGGATCTGACCCTGATCAGCAACAACGCCGGGAACGGTGACTACGGCCTGGCGGCGCTGCTGAAGGCGGGCTGCGTGAAGAAGGTGATCTGCTCCTTCCCGCGCCAGACCGACTCCTGGGTGTTTGACGACCTCTACCGCCGGGGCGATGTGGCGCTGGAGTTGGTCCCGCAGGGCAACCTCGCGGCACGTATTCAGGCGGGGGGCAGCGGGCTGGGGGCGATCTTCACCCCTACCGGGTTCGGCACCGAACTGGCGGCGGGCAAAGAGACCCGCCATATCGACGGCAAAGACTATGTTCTCGAGTACCCGCTGAAAGCCGATTTCGCCCTGATCAAAGCCCTGAAGGCCGACCGCTGGGGCAACCTGGTGTATGACAAAACCGGGCGCAACTTCGGGCCGATCATGGCCGCTGCTGCCAGCTGCACCATTGCCCAGGTCAGCGAAATCGTCGCCCTCGGCGAGCTCGACCCTGAAGCGGTGGTCACGCCGGGGATTTTTGTGCAACGCGTGGTGACGGTCGCCCCCGCTCGCCTGCCGCAAACGGCATAA
- a CDS encoding 3-oxoacid CoA-transferase subunit B has protein sequence MNKLTHQQLAERIARDIPEGAYVNLGIGLPTRIANYLPADREIFLHSENGILGMGPAPAPGEEDPELINAGKQPVTLLQGGCYFHHGDSFTMMRGGHLDICVLGAYQVSERGDLANWSTGEPSAIPAVGGAMDLAIGAKRVYVMTEHLTRQGECKIVKACTYPLTGMACIDRIYTDMAVMDITADGIVVRELFGDVTAEYLQSVTPVALTFALNPETEEA, from the coding sequence GTGAATAAACTGACCCATCAACAGCTGGCCGAACGCATCGCCCGGGATATCCCGGAAGGGGCCTACGTGAATCTCGGCATCGGCCTGCCGACCCGGATCGCCAACTACCTCCCGGCGGATCGCGAGATCTTCCTCCACAGCGAAAACGGCATTCTCGGCATGGGGCCTGCGCCTGCGCCGGGAGAAGAAGATCCCGAGCTGATTAACGCCGGCAAACAGCCGGTGACCCTGCTTCAGGGCGGCTGCTATTTCCACCACGGCGACTCCTTCACCATGATGCGCGGCGGTCACCTGGATATCTGCGTGCTGGGGGCCTATCAGGTCTCCGAACGCGGTGACCTGGCGAACTGGAGCACCGGCGAACCCTCCGCCATTCCGGCCGTCGGCGGGGCGATGGACCTGGCGATTGGCGCGAAGCGGGTGTATGTGATGACCGAACATCTGACCCGCCAGGGCGAGTGCAAGATCGTTAAAGCCTGTACCTATCCGCTGACCGGCATGGCCTGCATCGACCGGATCTACACCGACATGGCGGTGATGGATATCACGGCGGACGGCATTGTGGTGCGCGAGCTGTTTGGCGACGTGACGGCGGAATACCTCCAGTCCGTCACCCCGGTGGCGCTGACCTTTGCCCTTAACCCCGAAACCGAGGAGGCGTGA
- the pcaD gene encoding 3-oxoadipate enol-lactonase has product MDLEYRLDGPEQAPVLVLSNSLGTRWQMWQPQMADFTQHFRVLRYNTRGHGRSPLPPGGITLESLGKDAIALLDHLDIERAFFCGISLGGMTGMWLNRHAPSRFPRIVVANTAAKIGEAKGWLQRAATVRQQGMAPVASTAADRWFTPAYRQQNPGTVQLLIDDLADTSPEGYAACCEALAAADLRDEVAAMLRPMLVIAGAEDPVTTVQDAGWLAAQAKQTECVVLPASHLSNLACPDAFNQHVLTFSGALHDHHH; this is encoded by the coding sequence ATGGATCTGGAATATCGCCTCGATGGCCCGGAGCAGGCCCCGGTGCTGGTGCTTTCTAACTCGCTGGGCACCCGCTGGCAGATGTGGCAGCCGCAGATGGCCGACTTCACGCAACACTTCCGCGTGCTGCGCTACAACACCCGCGGGCACGGGCGCTCGCCGCTTCCGCCAGGGGGCATCACCCTCGAGTCGCTGGGTAAGGACGCGATCGCTCTGCTGGATCATCTGGATATCGAGCGCGCCTTTTTCTGCGGCATCTCCCTGGGCGGTATGACCGGGATGTGGCTCAACCGCCACGCCCCGTCACGCTTCCCGCGCATCGTGGTCGCCAATACCGCGGCGAAGATCGGCGAGGCGAAAGGCTGGTTGCAGCGCGCCGCCACCGTGCGTCAGCAGGGGATGGCCCCGGTGGCCAGCACCGCGGCGGATCGCTGGTTCACCCCGGCTTATCGCCAGCAGAACCCCGGCACAGTTCAGCTGCTGATTGACGATCTCGCCGATACCTCACCCGAAGGCTACGCCGCCTGTTGCGAAGCGCTGGCCGCGGCGGATCTGCGCGATGAGGTCGCCGCCATGCTGCGCCCGATGCTGGTGATTGCCGGAGCAGAGGATCCGGTCACAACCGTGCAGGATGCCGGGTGGCTTGCCGCCCAGGCGAAGCAGACCGAATGCGTCGTCTTGCCCGCCTCACACCTGTCGAACCTGGCCTGCCCGGACGCCTTTAATCAGCATGTGCTGACCTTTTCAGGAGCATTACATGACCATCACCATTGA